A section of the Sebastes fasciatus isolate fSebFas1 chromosome 5, fSebFas1.pri, whole genome shotgun sequence genome encodes:
- the s1pr3a gene encoding sphingosine 1-phosphate receptor 3a: MGNTWEDGMNPVIVEHYNHSGKWDRPRSGSACKMAVLLFICVLIVLENVTVLLALWRNKRFHSRMYFLIGNLALSDLLAGVAYVVNIFTSGKNTYFLTPVQWLAREGSMFVALSASTFSLLAIGIERHMTMVRLRPCETAGRGRLLGLLAACWLVSVLLSALPSLGWNCLNNRASCSTVLPLYAKSYVAFCISVFSALLVAIIILYIRIYRLVTSSGRRVSSRPSERSLALLRTVVIVLGVFVMCWTPLFLLLLLDVGCSPHNCPVLYQVDWFIALAVLNSALNPLIYTLSSREMRTAFFKLLCCCQTSLEHTGTPVAGNPHLGTVIPTAENSKTSGGGGSGAGKSTLNRGKVPTPINSDNKYGDPSATSVPHPSGPADLLSAVLVKAGALPPLSKF, from the coding sequence ATGGGGAACACATGGGAGGATGGGATGAACCCGGTCATCGTCGAACACTACAACCACTCGGGGAAGTGGGACCGGCCTCGCAGCGGCAGCGCCTGCAAGATGGCCGTGCTGCTCTTCATCTGCGTGCTGATCGTTCTGGAGAACGTCACGGTCCTGCTCGCCCTCTGGAGGAACAAGCGCTTCCACAGCCGCATGTACTTCCTCATTGGAAACCTGGCGCTGTCGGACCTGCTGGCCGGCGTGGCCTACGTGGTCAACATCTTCACCTCGGGAAAAAACACCTACTTCCTGACGCCGGTGCAGTGGCTGGCCAGAGAAGGGAGCATGTTCGTGGCCCTCAGCGCGTCCACGTTCAGCCTCCTGGCCATCGGCATCGAGAGGCACATGACGATGGTGCGTTTGCGTCCGTGCGAGACAGCAGGTCGGGGGAGACTTTTAGGACTGTTGGCAGCCTGCTGGCTTGTGTCAGTGCTGCTCAGTGCCCTGCCAAGTCTGGGCTGGAACTGCCTGAACAATAGAGCCTCCTGCTCCACGGTGCTGCCGCTCTACGCTAAGAGTTACGTGGCGTTCTGCATCAGTGTGTTCAGCGCCCTGTTGGTGGCCATCATCATCCTCTACATCAGGATCTACCGCCTGGTAACCTCCAGCGGCCGCAGGGTGagcagcagaccttcagagcgCTCGCTGGCCCTGCTGCGAACAGTGGTTATTGTTCTTGGAGTGTTTGTCATGTGCTGgacccccctcttcctcctgctgctgctggacgtTGGTTGCAGCCCACATAATTGCCCCGTGCTCTACCAGGTGGACTGGTTCATAGCCCTGGCTGTGCTCAACTCTGCCCTCAACCCTCTGATATACACTCTATCGAGCAGGGAGATGAGGACGGCCTTCTTCaagctgctgtgctgctgtcaGACCAGCTTGGAGCACACAGGGACTCCTGTGGCGGGCAACCCCCACCTGGGCACTGTCATTCCCACAGCGGAGAACAGCAAGACCAGCGGAGGAGGGGGCAGCGGGGCTGGCAAGTCTACGCTGAATAGAGGGAAGGTTCCCACACCTATCAACTCTGACAACAAGTATGGAGATCCCTCAGCCACCTCTGTGCCCCATCCCTCTGGGCCTGCAGACCTGCTCTCAGCTGTGCTGGTGAAGGCCGGGGCGCTGCCGCCCCTAAGCAAGTTCTGA